A single genomic interval of Sebastes umbrosus isolate fSebUmb1 chromosome 11, fSebUmb1.pri, whole genome shotgun sequence harbors:
- the LOC119496293 gene encoding LOW QUALITY PROTEIN: DEP domain-containing protein 1B-like (The sequence of the model RefSeq protein was modified relative to this genomic sequence to represent the inferred CDS: deleted 1 base in 1 codon; substituted 1 base at 1 genomic stop codon): MDGRVIGPGPYRATKLWNENIKLFRGGMSLRRHWAHFRYYDCSFTGSEAVDYLHELLRRNYNFGPRXLATRRCQLLRKFLKAHVIEDIKGRHGTEDFEDNGHLIQPWAVVFLSRFPTTSPLKSFPTRPLLRDSSDLPRLIRWDDYEELPQRENIPPLKAAAMTSDLWNKRHSVAIGDVNECKLIRRKEITPKQVDHIWKSMTVAHLQRVLGLQSLDGVLNPKHVIGKHIVHNVFSVNKTGIVVLENKAEDMPYWVVSAMKCLANWPNGNESKQPVYPGFERDVLRTVADYFQRLKEPLLTFHLYEVFVNILSLLQEQEVATEALQLSCVLLPPPNRRRLQLLLRLMARVCQNPHLPPLNDTIATRTLMVQMFSHCVLGSVEEMDLDELLATKLVTFMMEHHNTIFQVPSKLRCQVEEHLSHLKRVQIKYAGSDTDFSASPAFCKQISRVESEEPKVIGTQTPLQALLEGLIADKELPAKDKRKRLKQFQRSYPEVYHNRFPTEESKAAVVPEKTPRLKPHLMFFNLKKPFQPFQRSWSFRA, encoded by the exons ATGGACGGTAGAGTCATTGGACCGGGTCCGTACCGGGCGACCAAGCTG TGGAATGAAAACATTAAACTCTTCCGTGGAGGCATGTCGCTGAGAAGGCACTGGGCACACTTCCGCTACTATGATTGCAGTTTCACAGGATCCGAGGCTGTTGATTATCTGCACGAGCTGCTGAGACGCAACTACAACTTTGGGCCGAGGTGACTCGCTACCAGACGCTGCCAGCTGCTCAGGAAGTTCCTC AAGGCCCATGTCATTGAAGACATCAAAGGACGCCATGGGACAGAGGACTTTGAAGACAATGGCCATCTGATACAG CCCTGGGCTGTTGTCTTTCTCTCCAGGTTCCCCACTACATCCCCCCTGAAGTCTTTTCCAACCAGGCCTCTGTTGAGAGACAGCAGTGACCTTCCCAGACTCATTCGCTGGGATGACTACGAAGAATTGCCTCAGCGGGAAAACATTCCACCCCTAAAGGCTGCTGCCATg ACCTCCGATTTGTGGAATAAAAGGCACAGTGTAGCTATTGGGGATGTGAATGAATGCAAGCTCATACGTCGGAAGGAGATAACTCCAAAGCAGGTGGACCACATCTGGAAATCGATGACAGTAGCTCA TTTGCAGAGAGTGTTGGGCCTGCAGTCATTGGATGGAGTTTTAAACCCAAAGCACGTGATCGGCAAGCACATTGTTCACAATGTGTTCAGCGTTAATAAGACGGGCATAGTCGTATTGGAGAACAAAGCCG AGGACATGCCATATTGGGTGGTATCAGCAATGAAATGCCTCGCCAATT GGCCCAATGGCAATGAGAGCAAACAGCCAGTGTACCCGGGTTTCGAGAGGGATGTTCTGAGAACAGTGGCAGATTACTTTCAGAGACTCAAAGAACCCCTGCTGACTTTCCATCTATATGAAGTCTTTGTCAACATTCTCA GTCTGCTGCAGGAGCAGGAGGTAGCCACCGAGGCTCTTCAACTCAGCTGTGTCTTACTGCCGCCGCCCAACCGAAGACGCCTCCAGCTTTTACTGCGCCTCATGGCCCGGGTCTGCCAGAACCCCCACCTGCCTCCACTCAATGACACCATTGCTACCCGCACACTG ATGGTGCAGATGTTCTCCCACTGCGTTCTGGGCTCAGTGGAGGAGATGGACCTGGATGAGCTGCTTGCCACCAAACTGGTGACGTTCATGATGGAGCACCACAACACCATCTTCCAAGTTCCTTCCAAGCTGCGTTGCCAGGTCGAGGAGCACCTGTCCCACCTCAAAAGAGTTCAA ATCAAATACGCGGGTTCAGATACAGACTTCAGCGCATCTCCAGCTTTTTGTAAACAGATCAGCAGGGTGGAGTCTGAGGAGCCGAAGGTGATAGGAACCCAGACCCCCCTGCAGGCGCTGCTGGAAGGCCTGATTGCAGACAAAGAACTCCCTGCTAAGGACAAGAGGAAAAGGCTCAAACAG TTCCAGAGGTCGTACCCAGAAGTCTACCACAATCGATTTCCCACCGAGGAAAGCAAAGCTGCTGTAGTGCCCGAGAAAACGCCACGACTCAAACCTCATCTCATGTTCTTCAACCTCAAGAAACCCTTCCAGCCCTTTCAGAGGAGCTGGAGTTTTAGAGCGTGA